Proteins encoded by one window of Paraburkholderia sprentiae WSM5005:
- a CDS encoding SCO family protein translates to MFRQSARTRAAVCARAPIQNSRRRALLRGVSAAALTGVSFPGFAQHASIGVVTPPVRLGDVWLVDQSGRKQLLSDLLHRKVTAMQTIYTGCTSVCPLQGALFSAVQQRISQLHTRYPVQLVSIGIDPLSDSPTALHAWLKRFQAGPEWRAATPTLQDVDGMRVALSGSTLPLGNIADHSTQIYCFDADGMLRWRSDDLPRADQVCDVLGALARV, encoded by the coding sequence ATGTTTCGTCAATCCGCTCGGACTCGCGCGGCGGTATGTGCGCGCGCGCCAATTCAGAATTCGAGGCGCCGTGCGTTGCTGCGCGGCGTATCAGCAGCAGCGTTAACCGGCGTGTCCTTCCCGGGGTTTGCACAGCACGCAAGCATAGGAGTCGTTACGCCGCCCGTTCGTCTCGGTGACGTCTGGCTGGTTGATCAAAGCGGCCGGAAACAGCTGCTAAGCGATTTGTTGCATCGAAAAGTGACTGCGATGCAGACGATTTACACAGGATGCACTTCAGTGTGTCCTTTGCAGGGTGCGTTGTTTAGCGCCGTGCAGCAACGCATATCACAGCTTCACACTCGCTATCCGGTTCAGTTGGTGTCGATCGGAATCGATCCGCTTTCCGACTCGCCAACCGCGCTGCATGCGTGGCTCAAGCGCTTTCAGGCCGGACCTGAGTGGCGGGCGGCCACACCGACGTTGCAGGACGTCGACGGGATGCGCGTCGCACTTTCGGGGAGTACGCTGCCGCTCGGCAACATTGCCGATCATTCGACGCAGATCTACTGCTTCGACGCGGACGGGATGTTGCGCTGGCGCAGCGACGACTTGCCTCGCGCAGATCAGGTTTGCGATGTACTGGGCGCATTAGCGCGCGTATAG
- a CDS encoding RICIN domain-containing protein, which yields MFDRFVRALLLISVMSTLSALSTAADAQTSSTLTVNGTTLCADVNAESKTPGALVIEWTCNGGNNQHWTLTQNNGLYQFVNVNSNLCLDIYGVSTDAGAGADQWTCNGQANQSFQLIPQGGGFAIVASQSHLCLAVASLTAQGSQITQQPCSGAPLQTWQISGMTAKTLPAKWTTPYNLSIVPAAAANLPDGTVVVWSSDQKLDFTAGEVTPGNTYTAIFNPTTGTSKQVFVTNTGHDMFCPGIVNLPDGRIYVTGGSSSDATSFYTPSTGKWSSGPLMKIPRAYHGSVTLSNGNVFLVGGSWNGGEGGKTGETWSSSTGWQLNSAILADYILTNDAAGIFRSDNHAWLFAVANGRVFHAGPSVAMHWFDTAGGGSVTPAGNRGSDTDAMNGNAVMYDIGKILAVGGAPSYEYSNATADATLIDISSGTAVTQTLTPMNYRRAFNTSVVLPNGQVVVLGGEAFPVTFSDDTAVLAPELWDPATKTFSVLPPQAVPRNYHSIALLLSDGRVLSGGGGLCGSCSTNHTNLEILTPPYLLNADGSAATRPTLTAAPTTAQLGTSIAVTGSSGITAFALMRMSSSTHAVNNEQRRVPVTFTVGTAGEYLINIPSDPGVVVPGYYMLFGLNAKGVPSVSRTVQIQ from the coding sequence ATGTTCGACAGGTTCGTGAGAGCGCTGCTGCTAATCTCAGTCATGTCGACACTTTCAGCATTGTCCACGGCTGCCGACGCGCAGACGTCGAGCACGCTTACGGTCAACGGTACGACCTTGTGCGCGGACGTCAACGCCGAATCGAAAACGCCTGGTGCGTTGGTTATCGAGTGGACGTGCAACGGCGGAAATAACCAGCATTGGACATTGACGCAGAACAACGGGCTCTATCAGTTCGTCAACGTCAACAGCAACCTTTGCCTCGACATCTACGGTGTCAGCACGGACGCCGGCGCTGGGGCGGACCAGTGGACCTGCAATGGCCAGGCGAATCAAAGCTTTCAGTTGATCCCGCAAGGTGGCGGCTTTGCAATCGTCGCGTCGCAGAGTCACCTGTGTCTGGCTGTTGCCAGCCTCACGGCGCAGGGCTCGCAGATAACGCAGCAGCCTTGCAGCGGAGCCCCTCTGCAGACGTGGCAGATCAGTGGCATGACCGCGAAAACATTGCCGGCGAAGTGGACTACACCCTATAACCTGTCGATCGTGCCGGCAGCTGCGGCGAATCTGCCCGATGGCACCGTGGTAGTGTGGTCCTCCGACCAGAAGCTGGACTTTACGGCTGGCGAAGTGACCCCCGGCAACACATACACCGCAATCTTTAACCCGACTACCGGCACGAGCAAACAGGTTTTCGTGACGAATACCGGCCACGATATGTTCTGCCCGGGCATCGTCAATCTTCCGGATGGCCGTATTTACGTCACTGGTGGCTCGAGCAGCGACGCGACGAGTTTCTACACGCCTTCGACTGGAAAATGGTCGTCAGGTCCTCTAATGAAAATTCCGCGCGCCTACCACGGCAGCGTAACGTTGAGCAATGGCAACGTATTCCTGGTGGGCGGCTCGTGGAACGGAGGCGAGGGCGGCAAGACCGGCGAAACCTGGTCATCCAGTACGGGTTGGCAGCTCAATAGCGCCATTCTCGCCGACTACATCCTCACGAATGACGCGGCTGGTATTTTTCGCTCAGACAATCATGCATGGCTGTTTGCGGTGGCAAATGGGCGAGTCTTCCACGCCGGTCCGAGCGTTGCCATGCACTGGTTCGATACCGCCGGCGGGGGCAGCGTGACGCCTGCCGGCAACCGGGGCAGCGATACCGATGCGATGAACGGCAACGCCGTTATGTACGATATCGGCAAAATCCTGGCTGTAGGCGGTGCACCGAGCTACGAGTATTCCAACGCGACTGCGGACGCCACGCTAATCGACATCAGCAGCGGCACCGCGGTGACGCAAACGCTTACGCCGATGAATTACCGCCGCGCCTTTAACACCAGCGTGGTCTTGCCGAACGGTCAGGTGGTAGTCCTAGGTGGAGAGGCGTTCCCGGTAACGTTTTCGGACGACACCGCGGTGCTGGCGCCAGAGTTGTGGGACCCTGCCACCAAGACTTTCTCGGTGCTCCCGCCGCAAGCCGTGCCGCGTAACTATCACAGCATCGCACTGCTGTTGTCGGACGGTCGCGTACTGAGTGGTGGCGGTGGACTGTGCGGAAGCTGCTCGACAAACCATACGAACCTCGAAATACTGACGCCGCCCTACCTGCTCAACGCGGACGGCTCGGCGGCAACACGACCGACCCTCACAGCCGCGCCCACTACGGCACAGCTCGGGACATCGATCGCCGTAACGGGCAGCAGTGGCATCACGGCCTTTGCGTTGATGCGCATGTCTTCGTCGACCCACGCGGTCAACAACGAGCAGCGGCGTGTACCCGTGACTTTCACGGTAGGAACGGCGGGCGAATATCTGATCAATATTCCTTCAGATCCGGGTGTCGTCGTGCCGGGTTACTACATGCTGTTTGGTCTGAACGCGAAGGGTGTGCCCAGCGTGTCGCGCACGGTGCAGATCCAATGA
- a CDS encoding glycosyl hydrolase, producing MDVNCNLWSADQTALSECSRDLDLIAGLGVGTVRLGVSWEFMTLADGGTLDPNKVAFLKSLLNAARTRGMKILFLVGMYAPASAYQCSATHDPPTASSARFDFCDATFKKYFGSLMDVVLPFTADIELFNETNWSFSASDPSYGDPNGISGYILNRSKTLYSEARQILNTKSQSGYKTVLHTQGISYFYNSAYPNNGWQPPAGSQLIQATDYIKSMGNNANSASSPLNTTIDVVDIHPYFSTGDYDMMMQALMITVSNLVSSGAKPIWLTETNNGTDRTDAGQTAAFNKLKILMNKGSVAKAFWYVVRNGDPSNGEGDGYSIYDYKRNLIRPQLAAAIQAYTATIPRSQRFLSGAYLTPIK from the coding sequence ATGGACGTCAATTGCAATCTCTGGAGTGCGGATCAGACGGCGCTGAGTGAATGTTCGAGGGACCTGGATCTGATTGCCGGACTGGGCGTCGGCACGGTTCGCCTCGGCGTCTCGTGGGAGTTCATGACACTGGCCGATGGCGGCACGCTAGACCCAAACAAAGTCGCTTTCCTGAAGTCTCTTCTGAACGCCGCACGCACGCGCGGCATGAAGATCCTTTTCCTGGTCGGCATGTACGCGCCTGCCAGCGCGTACCAATGCTCGGCCACCCACGATCCGCCGACCGCATCGTCAGCGCGATTCGACTTCTGCGACGCGACATTCAAGAAGTATTTCGGCTCGCTGATGGACGTTGTTCTGCCATTCACGGCTGACATCGAGTTGTTCAACGAGACCAACTGGTCGTTTTCCGCTTCCGACCCGTCTTACGGTGATCCGAACGGTATTTCCGGCTACATTCTGAATCGCAGCAAGACGCTCTATTCGGAAGCCAGGCAGATTCTGAACACGAAGAGCCAGTCGGGGTACAAAACGGTTCTGCACACTCAGGGCATCTCATACTTCTACAACTCGGCGTACCCGAACAACGGCTGGCAACCGCCAGCAGGCAGCCAGTTGATCCAGGCGACCGACTACATCAAGTCGATGGGTAACAACGCGAATAGCGCTTCCAGCCCGTTGAACACCACGATCGATGTCGTCGACATTCACCCGTACTTCAGCACCGGCGACTACGACATGATGATGCAGGCATTGATGATCACGGTGTCGAACCTCGTCAGCAGCGGCGCCAAGCCAATCTGGCTGACCGAAACCAACAACGGCACCGACCGTACGGACGCTGGACAAACGGCCGCATTCAACAAGTTGAAGATTCTGATGAACAAGGGTTCGGTGGCAAAGGCGTTCTGGTATGTCGTGCGTAACGGCGATCCGAGCAATGGCGAAGGCGACGGCTATTCGATCTACGACTACAAGCGCAATCTGATCCGTCCGCAGCTTGCAGCCGCGATTCAGGCCTACACTGCGACTATTCCGCGTTCGCAGCGCTTCCTGTCGGGTGCTTACCTAACGCCCATCAAGTAA